The Streptomyces kanamyceticus DNA segment GCTGGACCGAGGCCCGTGCCCTGCTCGCCGCCACCGGGAACGACTGGGACCGCAGGGGCCACCGCTTCGACGTTCTCGCGCAGGAACCCACCACCGAGGCCTGGGCGCGCGACTGGCGGCTCGCCGAGCCCGAGAGCTACGACGCCGAGGTGCTGCTCGCCTTCGCCGCCGTGCACAAGGCGCTGCGCGGCAAGGCGCGTTCGGACAAGGTGCGCGCCCGCTGCCGCGAGGCGGCCGCGCGGCAGCCCGCCGACCCGACGCCGTGGCTCGCGCTGCTCCTGCTCGAACGGTCCCTCGGCCGCGAGGAGGACGTCGTACGCCTCTTCGACGAGGTCCGCCACCGGCACCCCGAGCACCACCACGCCCACCACCTCATGGTGGCCAGGCTCGCCGAGCGGCGCCCCGACGCCGGGCAGGACCCGATGCACGAGGTCTACGACTTCGCTTCCTGGGCGGTCGAACAGGCACCCGCCGCCTCGCCGTTGGCGGTCCTGCCGGTCGTCGCGCACGCCGAGCGCTACCGGGTGCTCGCCGTCGCGGGCCTGGAATCCGTCGATCCGGCCGCCTCCGGGCACTGGACGGGCCGCCGCGCCCGCGGCGTGATGAAGGCCGCCTTCGACTGGTGGCTGGAGTGGGAGAGGCCCGGCGCCGCCCCCGCGCATCCGCGCGCCTGCATCGACCTCAACTTCCTCGCCCACGCCAAGTCCTGCGAAGGCAGGGCGGCCGAGGCGGCCGCGCTCTTCCACCGCATCGGCAGGCACGCGACCCCGGCCCCCTGGTCGTACCCGGACCGGGATCCCTACGAGGCGTTCGGCGCCGCCCGGGCCGCGGCGCTCGGATCGACCTGAGCATGCGCCCGCCGATCAGTACCCCGTACCCCGCACCCCGCACCAGTTCTCCCACACCCCCACACCCCGCATCAGTTCCCCCGAAAGGACAACCGCGCCATGGCGACGGGCAGTTCGCGCACGAGCGGCAGCAGCACCCTCGGTGATCCGATGGGCGACACCGGCATCAGCACGTACAAGGGCCAGGAGACCGCGCTGCGGGCCGGGCGGCTCGGCACGGCGGGGCTGCTGCTCTCCGTGCTCGCCGCGACCGGGCCCCTGATGGTCGTCGCCGGTGTCATGCCCACTACATACGGCGTGATGGGGGTCGTCGGGCAGCCCCTGCTCTTCCTCATCCTCGGCGTCGTCCTCGCCCTCTTCAGCTTCGGCTACGCGGAGATGAGCCGCCACGTCCACAACGCGGGCGCCTTCTACGCGTACATATCCCGGGGCCTCGGCGGCACCGCGGGCGCCGGTGCCGCGCTCGTCGCGCTCGTCGCCTACAGCGCGCTGCAGGCGGGCCTGTACGGCATGCTCGGCTTCGAGGTGTCCGGGCTGCTCCAGACGTACTTCGACGTCGAAGTCGCCTGGTGGATCCCGGCGCTCGTCGCCGTCGCCGTCGTCGCGGTCCTCGCCTGGCTGAAGATCGACCTGAACGCGCGCGTGCTCGGCGTGCTGCTGCTCGTCGAGGTGGCGCTCGTCGTCATCTTCGACATCGCGGCCGTCGCGGACCCGGCCAAGGAGGGACTGTCCCTGCACGCGTTCAACCCGGACACCCTCAGCGGCGCGGGCGTGGCCACCTCGCTCTGCTTCTGCATCGCGGCCTTCACCGGCTTCGAGCAGGCGCCCGTGTACGCCGAGGAGACCAGCCGTCCGCAGGTCGTCGTCGCCCGGGTGATGTTCTTCGCGGTGGGCTTCGTCGCGGTCTTCTTCGCCTTCAGCTCCTGGGCTCTCACGGTCGCAGCGGGCCCCTCCGGCATCGTCCCCGCCGCCCAGGAACAGAGCGCGGGGCTGCTGTTCAACCTCACCGAGTCCCGGCTCGGCGGCACCTTCACCGACGTACTCCACGTGCTCTTCGTGACCGGCATGTTCGCGGCGATCCTCAGCTTCCACAACGTCGTCGCGCGCTACGCCTTCGCGATGGGCCGCGAGCGGCTGCTGCCCGCCGCGTTCGGCCGCACCAACACCTCGACCGGCGCGCCTGGCACCGGATCGCTGCTCCAGACCGTCGTCTCCGTCGTGGTCGTCATCGGCTTCGCCGTCGCCGACGACGGCCCCGCGGGCGACCCGACCGCGCCCGTCCTGCACCTGTTCACCTGGGGCGGCAACATCGGCGCGCTCGGCGTGATCCTCCTGATGGCCACCGCGTCGATCGCCGTCATCGTCTTCTTCGTCCGCAGGGGAGCGGCCCGCGCCCAGGTCTGGCGGATCACCGCGTCCGCGCTCGCCACGGTCGGCCTGCTCGTCATCGCCGGGTACACCGTCAAGGACTTCGACGTCCTGGTCGGCGCGGGCAAGGACTCGGCGCTCAGCTGGGTGCTGCCCGGCGTCATCTTCCTGGCCGCCGTGATCGGCGTGGTCTACGGCGCCGTCCTGCGCGCCAGGAACCCCGCGGCGCACGCCCGCATCGGGCTCGGCAACGAGGCGTTCCAGCTGGAGAAGGCGTCCGGCTCCGCGGAGATGTGACGGAACGCTGACGGCGGCCCGCGGCCCCTGGCCCGCGGGGGCCGCGAGTGCTCGAATCGAAGAGTGACCACGCGACAGACGCGACAGACCGGAGCGGACGACGGCGGCGGAACCCCCGTCGGCCGCCGCATCGTCCTCGGCATGCTCGGCCTCGGCGCCCTCGGGGTGGCCGCCGCGCCCCCGCTCCAGCGCGGCCTGGAGTCCTTCCTCGGCGCCGCCGCCGACAAGGACCCCACGGGCCTGACCCAACTCCTGCCCAACGGCGGCGGGTTCCGCTACTACTCGGTCGCCGCCTCCGTGCCGCACCGGAGCCCGTCGTCGTACCGCCTGAAGATCGACGGACTCGTCGAGCGGCCCGTCACCCACACCCTGTCCGCGCTGCGCGCCTTCCCCCAGACGCGTCTCGTCCGCGACGTGCAGTGCGTGACGGGCTGGCGGGTGCCGAGGACGCCGTTCGAGGGGGTACGGCTCGCCCGGCTCCTGGACGCCGCCGGGGTGCGCCCGGCGGCCCGCGCCGTACGGTTCACCTGCTTCGACGGGACGTACAGCGAGAGCCTCACCCTCGAACAGGCCCGCCGGAAGGACGTCCTCGTCGCCCTGCGCATGCAGGACGCGCCGCTCAACCACACCCACGGCGGTCCCGTCCGCCTCTACGCCGCCCCGATGTACTTCTACAAGTCGGCCAAGTGGCTCTCCGGCATCACGCTGACCGACGAGGTCGTGCCCGGCTACTGGGAGCGGCGCGGCTACGACGTGGACGCGTGGGTCGGCCGGTCGAACGGACGCGACGATGAGCCGACTGTCTGAGGTGGCC contains these protein-coding regions:
- a CDS encoding APC family permease, translating into MATGSSRTSGSSTLGDPMGDTGISTYKGQETALRAGRLGTAGLLLSVLAATGPLMVVAGVMPTTYGVMGVVGQPLLFLILGVVLALFSFGYAEMSRHVHNAGAFYAYISRGLGGTAGAGAALVALVAYSALQAGLYGMLGFEVSGLLQTYFDVEVAWWIPALVAVAVVAVLAWLKIDLNARVLGVLLLVEVALVVIFDIAAVADPAKEGLSLHAFNPDTLSGAGVATSLCFCIAAFTGFEQAPVYAEETSRPQVVVARVMFFAVGFVAVFFAFSSWALTVAAGPSGIVPAAQEQSAGLLFNLTESRLGGTFTDVLHVLFVTGMFAAILSFHNVVARYAFAMGRERLLPAAFGRTNTSTGAPGTGSLLQTVVSVVVVIGFAVADDGPAGDPTAPVLHLFTWGGNIGALGVILLMATASIAVIVFFVRRGAARAQVWRITASALATVGLLVIAGYTVKDFDVLVGAGKDSALSWVLPGVIFLAAVIGVVYGAVLRARNPAAHARIGLGNEAFQLEKASGSAEM
- a CDS encoding molybdopterin-dependent oxidoreductase yields the protein MLGLGALGVAAAPPLQRGLESFLGAAADKDPTGLTQLLPNGGGFRYYSVAASVPHRSPSSYRLKIDGLVERPVTHTLSALRAFPQTRLVRDVQCVTGWRVPRTPFEGVRLARLLDAAGVRPAARAVRFTCFDGTYSESLTLEQARRKDVLVALRMQDAPLNHTHGGPVRLYAAPMYFYKSAKWLSGITLTDEVVPGYWERRGYDVDAWVGRSNGRDDEPTV